Part of the Lysobacterales bacterium genome, ACCGGGGACCGGGGACCGGGGACCGGGGACTGGGGACTGGGGATTGGGGACTGGGGACTGGGGACCGGGGACCGGGGACCGGGGAGCTCGATAGCCGGGAAACTCGGGGCGGCGCATCGGTTCCTGGCGAGGGCACCCCACTTCTCCCCTCCCCCGCCTGCGGGGGAGGGGCCGGGGGAGAGGGTTGCCGCGGCCAGCGCGCCGGCTCGTCGACGTTACGCGGTCGACGCACGGTCCGCAGGCGCCGGCCGCGCGGGTCAGCGGGGTACGTGCTGGTCGAACATGATCGCGTTGCCGTCGGGGTCTTTCAGCACGATGTGCGCAGGGCCGCTGCCGTCGGGGTCGGCGCGGGTGTCGATCGCGATGCCGGCGGCATCCAACCGGGCCTGGATCTCGCGGACGTCGGTGAACTCGCCGATCGCCCGCGCCTCCTGGTCCCAACCGGGATTGAAGGTGAGGATGTTGCCCTCGAACATGCCCTGGAACAGGCCGATCACCGTCGAGCCGTTGCGCAGGATCAGCCAGCCCTGCGCGGCGTCGCCGCCCAGGGTGGAGAAGCCGAGCTTCTCGTAGAACGTCCTCGACGCCGCGAGGTCCTTCACGGCAAGGCTCACTGAAAAGGCTCCCAGGTCCACGTCGTGCTCCGGTTTTTGGGGGGATGCGCCACGTGGGCAACGGCCCTGCATCAGGCGCCCCGCTGTGGCCCGGGCGAGTGTCGACCCGGCCGACCGGCGCGTCAACGCTCGCCCGGTGCCGGCGTGGCGGTCGGCCACGCCGCGCCGTGCTCCGGCAACTGCACTCCTCATCTCCCCAGGCATCGAGGCGGCCGGTGGCCTGCCCGCCCTGGGCACGGTAGAAACCGTGCGAGCGCAGCGCCGGATCGGCGCCGGCCATCAGCCACGGGCGCCGGCAGCCCGCCTCGCGCAGGAACCCGACCGCCTCGGCGAGCAGGGCGCGGCCGATGCCGCGTCCTTCGAAGCCCGCCTGAACCGCCAGCACGCCCACCTCGCCGCTGCCGGCATCGGCAGCGCAGAAACCGACCACCTCGCCGTCGACCTCGCACAGCCAGGAGGCGAAATCCTCGCGGGCCATCGCCGCGTGCAGGCTGTCGCGCGTGATCCCGCGCGCCGCAAGGTCGGCCTCGGACAGGGCGTTCTGTCGGGTCGACGCCCACACCCGGAACAAGGCCGGCAGGTCCTCGACGCGCGCCGGCCGGAGCGTGGGATCAAGGACGGCGCGCATGGGCCCGGACGGGTCACGACCCCCCGGAGAACTGCGCGCAGGTGTGCTCATGCCGGAGGCGAACCGTCGAGCGACAGCCAGAAGCGTTCCGTACGCGGCCGCAGCCAGCGCCCGTAGTCCAGCGAGAAAAGCACCCGCTCGGCACGACCGCTCAGCTCGGCGCGCGGCACCAGCCCGTAGCTGCGGCTGTCGGCGCTGTTGTCACGGTAGTCGCCCAGCACCAGGTAGTGGTCGGCAGGCACCGTCACCGGCCCGAACCAGGCCACCGGCGCCGGACGCGGCGCCAGCCGGATGCCGTGGCGCATGGCGCCCAGGCGCTCGCGGGCCAGCACGCCGCCGTCCGCGCCCTGGCCGACCAGGTCGTAGTCGGCCGCCAGCCCGTCCACGTAGAGGCGGTTGTCGCGCAGGGCGACGGTCTCGCCGGGCAGGCCGACCACCCGCTTGATCAGCCGGGTGCCCGCAGCCGACGATTTGAACACCACGACATCGCCCCGCGCCGGCTCGCCCAGCCGCGCCAGCACGATGCCGGCCAGCGGGAGCTTGAGGTCGTAGGCGAGCCGGTTCACCAGCACGCGGTCGCCCTCGACGATGGTCGGGTGCATGGACGCACTCGGCACGTCATTGAAGTCGGCGACCGCCGCGCGCACGGTCAGCATCAGGGCGAGGAAGACGAGCAGGCCACGGTTGGCGAGCAGCAGGCGGGTCAGGCGCAGGGTCATCGGGACGCTTCCAGCGATGGGGTACCTGTGCGACACGGTGGGGCCCACAGGGTTCCGCGTATCCCAGCCCAACCCATGGCACATGCCGACGGCCATTGCGCGGTCGCCCGCATCGGGATTTCCGTACCTGGCCAGCCGTGGGGCTACCGACATTGCGTCGGCGCGCACGCCGCCAAGGCGAACGGCACCGGTAGCTCTGGCCGGCAGTCCGCGCGCCGGTTGGGGGCCAGGGACGCCGCCTCAGTTTCCGGACGTCAGGGACCCGAGGCGCGCAACCGGGAAGGCGGGCGGCGAGGCGGTGAAGCGCTCCAACACCACCTCGCCGTCGTAGCCGGTCGCCGACAGCGACTGGAAAAGTTGCAGGCCGGTTTCCGGCGCGGGTGCCGGGATCGAGCCAAGGACCTGTTCTCCACACTGCGGCGTGCAGATCCAGGCACTGCCGGCAAGGGCCCTCACATTGACGGTGAGCGACCGGTGGCTGCGGAGGTGCCAGGCCATCAGCGGCAGGTCCGGGTCGAACCGGTGACCGATCGCCCGTCGGGCATGGAGATTGCCGGTCAGCACCAGCATGGGCGGCGCCTCCGGACCGGCCAGCGCCTGTTCGATCCGGTCTGCCATGTGGCGCTCGCGATCAGCGCCTCCGACAGCGGGATCGGGTACATCGAAGGCCAGCACACCGACCGCGGCGCCGGCCCGTCGCCACCGGCGGACCTGCTCGAGCAGGTCGAGCATGGCCACGCTGCTGCGGCCGTCCTCGTACGACCAGAACGGATGGCCGGCGAGCGCGGTCGCGGCGAACTCCTCCCCGCCACCGTCCAGCCATGCGTCCAGCGCGGCCTGGTGGCTGTCCGGTATCTCCAGCGCCAAGGTCACCGGCCTGCCGCCGGCGACGCGTTCGGCCAGCACTGCGCCGACCAGGGCCGGCACCTCGGCCGTGCCGTGGATCTCGCCCAGGATCACCGGCGAGCGGCCGTCCATCAGGCCAGCGATCCGCGCGGCGACGCCGGCCGGCAGGTCGGGGTTCACGGCATCCCTGGCCCAGGGCGCGGTCGCCAGGCCGAGCAGGAATGATCCGGCCAGCGCGGCAAGCCGGCCGGACCGCCGCATGCGAGGGACAGGGATCGGCATGGAGCGGGCTCAAGGTTCGGGACTGATCAGGCAGGACTTCGCGGGTGGCGACGAAGTTCCGGCTGCAAGGTGCCCCAGGCAACCTGCCGGTCCGTGATCTACCGGCGCGTGCGTCCGCCGCCGCGGGCTGCGCGGCGACTCAGGGTGGCGCAGTCGTTCCCAGCGGCAGGCCCTGGCCTGCCCGGACCAGCGCGTCCATGCGGGCAAAGGAAAGGCCGTCGACGCGCAGGGCATCGGCTGCCCCCTCCGTCCACGCGGCCACGCTCCGTTCGAACTGCGCATACGCGACCAGGAAAGGCGCCGGTCCCGCACTCAGCCGACGCATGCCGGCCGTCTCGAGCGCCGTCCGGTCTGGCAGCCCGGGCAGCCACATCAGGTTGAGCGGTATTCCCACTGCGCCGGCGATTCCGGCGACCTCGGCGGCCAGCGACAGGCCCGGAACGAACAGCCCGTCGGCACCGGCGTCGCGATAGGCACGACCGCGACGCACGACCAGATCGACCGCGGCCTCGCCGCTGGCGAGCTGCCGCAGGCAGACATCCGTACGCGCATTGATGGACAGCGTCCGGCATGTCTCACTCGCCCGGATCGCCCGGATCTTCTCCGCCAGCAGCGACGGCTCGCCCCCGCCGTCCTCCAGATTGATGCCGGCGACGCCCATGCCGGCCAGCGTCGAAGCCAGGTCCGCGACCGCCGCCGGATCCGCGCTGAAGCCGTCCTCGATGTCGACCGACAAGGGCACGGCGATGCAGCGCAGGATCCGTGCGACCGCACCCAGCAATTCATGGCGCGGCAGCGCGCCGCCATCGGGATAGCCCAGGCTCCAGCTCAGCGAGGCACTGGAGGTCGCCACTGCCGGCGCGCCCGCTGCATCGAGAAGGCGGGCCGAAGCGGCATCCCAGGCATTGGGCAGCACCAGGGCGGTGGCCTGCTGGTGGAGCGCGTGGAAAGGCGGGGGAGCGTGCATGGGTGGAGTCTCGTTGGCAGCGGCAGGCCAGCGTAGGTTGCCGCTCGGCCGCGGTCTGGCCGTTTCCGGACATCATCGACCCCGGTGCTGCCCGTCGCCGACCGGCAGGTCCGTGGGGCGATGCCGCCCGCGCGGCCTTGGTTGCACGCGTCCGTCCCGGCGTATGCAGGTCGCCCCGGAAGGAAGCTTGCGGCCTCAGCGCTCCGAATGCCCCGGCTCGGAATGGCTGCGCGTGAACAGGCCAGGACGGACCAGGTCGATGAAGCGCCGGGCATGGCTGCCGGGCAGGCGGCCCTTGCGCACTACCACCCCATAGCTGCGCTGCGGGAAGTAGGCGCGCAGGTTGCGCACCACCAGGCGCTCGTGGTCCTGCGCCGAAAGGCAGAAGCCGGTGAC contains:
- a CDS encoding VOC family protein — encoded protein: MDLGAFSVSLAVKDLAASRTFYEKLGFSTLGGDAAQGWLILRNGSTVIGLFQGMFEGNILTFNPGWDQEARAIGEFTDVREIQARLDAAGIAIDTRADPDGSGPAHIVLKDPDGNAIMFDQHVPR
- a CDS encoding isocitrate lyase/phosphoenolpyruvate mutase family protein; translated protein: MHAPPPFHALHQQATALVLPNAWDAASARLLDAAGAPAVATSSASLSWSLGYPDGGALPRHELLGAVARILRCIAVPLSVDIEDGFSADPAAVADLASTLAGMGVAGINLEDGGGEPSLLAEKIRAIRASETCRTLSINARTDVCLRQLASGEAAVDLVVRRGRAYRDAGADGLFVPGLSLAAEVAGIAGAVGIPLNLMWLPGLPDRTALETAGMRRLSAGPAPFLVAYAQFERSVAAWTEGAADALRVDGLSFARMDALVRAGQGLPLGTTAPP
- the lepB gene encoding signal peptidase I, translating into MTLRLTRLLLANRGLLVFLALMLTVRAAVADFNDVPSASMHPTIVEGDRVLVNRLAYDLKLPLAGIVLARLGEPARGDVVVFKSSAAGTRLIKRVVGLPGETVALRDNRLYVDGLAADYDLVGQGADGGVLARERLGAMRHGIRLAPRPAPVAWFGPVTVPADHYLVLGDYRDNSADSRSYGLVPRAELSGRAERVLFSLDYGRWLRPRTERFWLSLDGSPPA